A stretch of the Mycoplasmoides genitalium G37 genome encodes the following:
- the rplD gene encoding 50S ribosomal protein L4 — protein MAKLKVIQFDGSFKGEIQPANHLLLKKAVIQPVFDAILLEQAACRQGTHSTLTKGEVSGGGKKPYKQKHTGKARQGSIRNPHYVGGGVVFGPKPNRNYKLKLNKKAYQLALTSAFAQKLNNNQVIVAEAKLFEQTNAKTKKMLTFLKNAKLTEQKLLFVIDTISKPLLLSTNNLKQIVVKQFNKVSVRDLLLAKTIIIEKAAFTKLEERLK, from the coding sequence ATGGCTAAACTTAAAGTAATCCAGTTTGATGGTAGTTTTAAAGGTGAGATCCAACCTGCTAACCACCTCCTTTTAAAAAAAGCAGTGATCCAACCAGTGTTTGATGCTATCTTATTAGAACAAGCAGCATGTAGACAAGGCACTCACTCTACTTTAACTAAGGGTGAAGTTAGTGGTGGGGGTAAAAAACCATATAAACAAAAGCACACTGGTAAAGCTAGACAGGGTTCAATAAGAAACCCCCATTATGTGGGGGGTGGTGTTGTTTTTGGTCCTAAACCCAACCGTAACTACAAACTAAAACTAAACAAAAAGGCTTATCAACTTGCTTTAACTAGTGCCTTTGCACAAAAGCTTAACAACAACCAAGTGATAGTTGCTGAAGCCAAGTTGTTTGAACAAACCAATGCCAAAACTAAAAAGATGCTGACGTTTCTCAAGAATGCCAAACTAACTGAGCAAAAACTCTTGTTTGTGATTGATACTATCTCAAAACCACTGTTGTTGAGTACTAACAACCTAAAGCAGATAGTAGTCAAACAGTTTAATAAAGTATCAGTAAGAGATCTACTTTTAGCTAAAACTATCATCATTGAAAAAGCTGCTTTTACAAAACTGGAGGAACGACTTAAATAG
- a CDS encoding 50S ribosomal protein L23 → MDVTNILLKPVLTEKSYLNQMGELKKYVFAINPKATKTKVKLAFEIIYGVKPLKINTLIRKPVTIRNGTKYPGFSKLAKLAVITLPKGMDIAITGEKTTKKETKDQ, encoded by the coding sequence ATGGATGTAACCAACATACTCTTAAAACCAGTCTTAACTGAAAAGAGTTATCTCAACCAGATGGGGGAATTGAAAAAATATGTCTTTGCAATTAACCCTAAAGCTACTAAAACCAAAGTAAAACTAGCGTTTGAAATTATCTATGGGGTTAAACCTTTAAAGATTAACACGCTAATTAGAAAACCAGTGACCATTAGAAATGGCACTAAATACCCTGGGTTTAGTAAGCTAGCAAAACTAGCAGTAATCACCTTACCTAAGGGAATGGATATTGCCATTACTGGTGAGAAAACAACCAAGAAAGAAACAAAGGATCAATAA
- the rplB gene encoding 50S ribosomal protein L2, translating into MAIKKIISRSNSGIHNATVIDFKKLLTNSKPEKSLLVTLKKHAGRNNQGKITVRHHGGRHKRKYRLIDFKRYHYDNLKATVKSIEYDPNRSCFISLLHYQNGVKTYIISPDGIKVGDQVYSSDHAIDIKLGYCMPLAFIPEGTQVHNIELNPKGGGKIARSAGSYARILGQDETGKYIILQLISGETRKFLKECRATVGVVSNLDHNLVVIGKAGRSRHKGIRPTVRGSAMNPNDHPHGGGEGRSPVGRDAPRTPWGKRHMGVKTRNMKKHSTNLIIRNRKGEQY; encoded by the coding sequence ATGGCAATTAAAAAGATTATTAGTCGTTCTAACAGTGGGATTCACAACGCCACTGTCATTGACTTTAAAAAACTCCTTACCAATTCCAAACCCGAAAAGTCGCTTTTAGTTACTTTAAAAAAACATGCAGGAAGAAACAACCAGGGCAAGATCACTGTTCGCCACCACGGTGGGAGACATAAACGTAAGTACCGTTTAATTGATTTTAAGCGTTACCACTATGACAATTTAAAAGCAACTGTTAAATCGATTGAATATGATCCTAACCGCAGTTGTTTTATCTCCCTTTTACACTATCAGAATGGGGTTAAAACTTACATCATTAGTCCTGATGGGATTAAGGTTGGTGATCAAGTTTATTCATCTGATCATGCCATTGATATCAAACTAGGTTATTGTATGCCCCTTGCTTTTATCCCTGAAGGAACCCAAGTTCATAACATTGAACTTAACCCTAAGGGTGGGGGTAAGATAGCAAGAAGTGCTGGAAGTTATGCGAGGATCTTGGGTCAAGATGAGACTGGTAAATACATCATTCTCCAGTTAATCTCAGGGGAAACTAGGAAGTTTTTAAAGGAGTGTAGAGCTACAGTTGGTGTTGTCTCTAACTTAGATCATAACCTTGTTGTAATTGGTAAAGCAGGGAGAAGTCGTCATAAGGGAATCAGACCAACGGTTAGAGGTTCAGCAATGAACCCTAATGACCACCCGCATGGGGGTGGGGAAGGGAGAAGCCCAGTTGGCAGAGATGCACCAAGAACCCCTTGGGGCAAACGCCATATGGGTGTGAAAACACGTAACATGAAAAAACATTCAACTAACCTGATTATTAGAAACAGAAAAGGAGAACAATACTAA
- the rpsS gene encoding 30S ribosomal protein S19 gives MSRSSKKGAFVDAHLLKKVIEMNKQAKKKPIKTWSRRSTIFPEFVGNTFSVHNGKTFINVYVTDDMVGHKLGEFSPTRNFKQHTANR, from the coding sequence ATGTCAAGAAGTAGTAAAAAGGGCGCATTTGTTGATGCTCACCTCTTAAAAAAAGTGATTGAAATGAACAAACAAGCCAAGAAAAAACCAATTAAGACTTGGTCAAGAAGAAGTACTATCTTCCCTGAGTTTGTGGGTAACACCTTCAGTGTGCATAACGGTAAAACCTTTATTAATGTTTATGTTACTGATGATATGGTAGGTCATAAGTTGGGTGAGTTTTCCCCAACTAGAAACTTTAAACAACACACTGCTAACCGTTAG
- the rplV gene encoding 50S ribosomal protein L22, translating to MIAFAKQYRVHISPQKARLVCQLIVGKKINDAQNILLNTPKKAAYFLTKLLNSAISNATNNHGMSGDLLYVFECVANQGPSMKRTIARAKGSGSVLTKRSSNLVIKLSDNPNERKLLLTQQKELVKKRTMGHKKEKAKQKQKQQ from the coding sequence ATGATTGCTTTTGCTAAACAATACAGAGTTCACATCTCCCCCCAAAAAGCACGGTTAGTGTGCCAGTTAATTGTGGGTAAGAAGATTAATGATGCGCAAAACATCCTTTTAAATACGCCAAAGAAAGCTGCTTACTTTTTAACTAAGTTACTAAATAGTGCGATTAGTAATGCCACTAATAACCACGGGATGAGCGGGGATCTTTTGTATGTATTTGAATGTGTTGCTAACCAAGGACCTAGCATGAAAAGAACAATCGCTAGAGCCAAAGGTTCAGGGAGTGTTTTAACCAAGCGTTCTTCAAACCTAGTTATTAAGTTATCTGATAATCCCAATGAAAGAAAATTACTCTTAACCCAACAAAAGGAACTGGTGAAAAAAAGAACAATGGGTCATAAAAAAGAGAAAGCAAAGCAAAAGCAAAAACAACAATAA
- the rpsC gene encoding 30S ribosomal protein S3 yields MGQKVNSNGLRFGINKNWISRWTASSNQQTATWLVQDEKIRNLFFINYRNAQVSNVEIERTQTTVDVYVYAAQPALLIGSENKNIQKITKMIQIIVGRKIKLDLTINEIGSPMLSSRIIARDIANAIENRVPLRSAMRQALTKVLKAGANGIKVLVSGRLNGAEIARDKMYIEGNMPLSTLRADIDYAFEKAKTTYGIIGVKVWINRGMIYAKGLNRTPAHILHPQKKQLKTPTIKKTNSVIAKQKLTGSDIETASLKALTDNNQNHE; encoded by the coding sequence ATGGGACAAAAAGTAAATTCAAACGGCTTAAGGTTTGGCATTAATAAGAACTGGATCTCACGGTGAACTGCCAGTTCCAACCAACAAACAGCAACCTGATTAGTACAAGATGAGAAGATCCGTAACCTCTTTTTTATCAACTATCGCAACGCTCAGGTGTCTAATGTTGAGATAGAAAGAACCCAAACGACTGTTGATGTTTATGTCTATGCAGCTCAACCTGCTTTATTGATAGGCAGTGAAAACAAAAACATCCAAAAGATTACCAAAATGATCCAAATCATTGTGGGCAGAAAGATTAAACTTGATCTTACTATCAATGAGATCGGCTCTCCGATGTTATCAAGTAGGATCATTGCCCGTGATATTGCTAATGCGATTGAAAACAGAGTACCACTCCGTTCAGCAATGCGCCAAGCTCTAACCAAGGTTTTAAAAGCAGGTGCTAATGGGATTAAGGTATTGGTATCAGGCAGATTAAATGGGGCGGAAATTGCCCGTGACAAGATGTATATTGAGGGCAATATGCCTCTTTCAACTTTAAGAGCAGATATTGACTATGCCTTTGAAAAAGCAAAAACCACCTATGGCATTATTGGGGTGAAAGTATGGATTAACAGGGGGATGATCTATGCAAAGGGTTTAAACAGAACCCCAGCACACATCCTCCATCCCCAAAAGAAACAGCTAAAAACCCCAACTATCAAAAAAACCAATTCAGTAATAGCAAAACAAAAACTCACTGGTAGTGATATTGAAACTGCTAGTTTAAAAGCACTTACTGATAATAATCAAAACCACGAATAG
- the rplP gene encoding 50S ribosomal protein L16 produces MLQPKRTKYRKPHNVSYEGHTKGNGYVAFGEYGIVATKGNWIDARAIESARVAISKCLGKTGKMWIRIFPHMSKTKKPLEVRMGSGKGNPEFWVAVVKKGTVMFEVANIPEQQMIKALTRAGHKLPVTWKLMKREENS; encoded by the coding sequence ATGTTACAACCAAAAAGAACCAAATACAGAAAACCACATAACGTCAGTTATGAAGGACACACTAAGGGCAATGGTTATGTTGCTTTTGGTGAGTATGGAATTGTTGCTACTAAGGGTAATTGGATCGATGCGAGAGCAATTGAATCAGCGCGGGTTGCTATCTCAAAGTGCTTGGGTAAAACTGGAAAGATGTGAATCAGGATCTTCCCCCACATGTCAAAAACCAAAAAACCCTTAGAAGTGAGGATGGGTTCAGGGAAAGGTAACCCTGAATTTTGGGTTGCTGTTGTTAAAAAGGGGACAGTGATGTTTGAAGTTGCTAACATCCCTGAACAACAGATGATCAAAGCCTTAACAAGAGCAGGCCATAAACTCCCTGTTACCTGAAAACTAATGAAAAGAGAGGAGAACAGTTAA
- the rpmC gene encoding 50S ribosomal protein L29 has product MTIAKELKQKSNEELVKLVIKLKGELLEYRFKLAHGELDKPHLIAKVRKLLAVVLTILTERKLNWQVEKDKYKLLSRKTNELIVNSWKQKLSTKPESKQETKKAEVKPKVESKPESKQETKKAEVKPLKQETKKVEVKPKVEPKPLKQETKKVEARIETKTKVESKPLKQEVKKVEAKKSVSKPQKPVKAKMIKTKEKKQ; this is encoded by the coding sequence ATGACAATCGCTAAGGAGCTGAAGCAAAAGAGCAACGAAGAGTTAGTGAAACTAGTAATTAAGCTTAAGGGTGAACTCTTAGAATACCGCTTTAAACTTGCCCATGGTGAACTTGACAAACCCCATCTGATTGCCAAGGTGAGAAAGTTATTAGCAGTTGTACTTACTATTCTCACTGAACGCAAACTCAACTGACAAGTTGAAAAAGATAAGTACAAGTTACTTTCAAGAAAAACCAATGAACTTATTGTTAACAGTTGAAAGCAAAAACTATCAACTAAACCTGAATCCAAACAAGAAACTAAAAAGGCTGAAGTTAAACCTAAGGTTGAATCAAAGCCTGAATCCAAACAAGAAACTAAAAAGGCTGAAGTTAAACCTTTAAAACAAGAAACTAAAAAAGTTGAAGTTAAACCTAAAGTTGAACCAAAACCTTTAAAACAAGAAACTAAAAAGGTTGAAGCTAGGATTGAAACTAAGACTAAAGTTGAATCAAAACCTTTAAAACAAGAAGTTAAAAAGGTTGAAGCTAAAAAATCTGTTTCAAAACCCCAAAAACCAGTTAAAGCCAAAATGATTAAAACAAAGGAGAAAAAACAATAA
- the rpsQ gene encoding 30S ribosomal protein S17 — protein MKRNQRKQLIGTVVSTKNAKTATVKVTSRFKHPLYHKSVIRHKKYHVHNFGELVANDGDRVQIIETRPLSALKRWRIVKIIERAK, from the coding sequence ATGAAGCGCAACCAACGTAAGCAGTTAATTGGCACAGTTGTTAGCACCAAAAATGCTAAAACAGCAACTGTCAAAGTAACATCACGCTTTAAACATCCTTTGTATCACAAATCAGTTATTCGCCATAAAAAGTACCATGTCCATAACTTTGGTGAACTTGTTGCTAATGATGGTGATAGGGTACAAATTATTGAAACAAGACCCCTTTCCGCTTTAAAGCGGTGAAGGATTGTCAAAATCATTGAAAGAGCAAAATAG
- the rplN gene encoding 50S ribosomal protein L14 — protein sequence MVSFMTRLNVADNTGAKQVGIIKVLGATYKRYAFLGDVVVVSVKDAIPNGMVKKGQVLRAVIVRTKKGQQRQDGTHLKFHDNACVLIKEDKSPRGTRIFGPVARELREKGYNKILSLAVEVV from the coding sequence ATGGTTAGTTTTATGACAAGATTAAATGTAGCTGATAATACAGGCGCTAAGCAAGTAGGTATTATCAAAGTTTTAGGTGCTACATACAAACGTTATGCATTCCTTGGTGATGTTGTTGTTGTATCAGTTAAAGATGCAATCCCTAATGGCATGGTTAAAAAGGGTCAAGTGTTAAGAGCAGTCATTGTTAGAACCAAAAAGGGACAACAACGCCAAGATGGTACCCACCTAAAGTTCCATGACAATGCTTGTGTGCTTATCAAAGAAGATAAATCCCCAAGGGGAACAAGAATCTTTGGACCAGTTGCTAGAGAGTTGAGAGAAAAAGGTTACAACAAGATTTTAAGCTTGGCGGTGGAGGTTGTTTAA
- the rplX gene encoding 50S ribosomal protein L24 produces MQRIRKGDKVVVITGKNKGGSGIVLKVLTKQNKAIVEGINKVTVHKKEQVNKRSKQTNPTTKEAPLPLNKLALFDQKAKQQTIGKIKYQIDPKTKQKTRVFKKTNNAI; encoded by the coding sequence ATGCAAAGGATTAGAAAAGGTGATAAGGTAGTTGTGATCACTGGTAAAAACAAGGGTGGTAGTGGGATAGTGCTTAAGGTATTAACCAAGCAAAACAAAGCGATTGTTGAGGGGATCAATAAGGTTACTGTTCACAAAAAAGAACAAGTCAACAAGCGCAGCAAACAAACAAACCCAACTACTAAAGAAGCCCCTTTACCATTAAATAAACTTGCTTTATTTGATCAGAAGGCCAAACAGCAAACAATTGGCAAGATCAAATACCAAATTGATCCTAAAACCAAACAAAAAACAAGAGTCTTTAAGAAGACTAATAATGCCATTTAA
- the rplE gene encoding 50S ribosomal protein L5 produces the protein MNNLEKTYKTELVNQLQQQLGFSSIMQVPKLTKIVVNMGVGDAIRDNKFLESALNELHLITGQKPVATKAKNAISTYKLRAGQLIGCKVTLRNKKMWSFLEKLIYIALPRVRDFRGLSLRSFDGKGNYTIGIKEQIIFPEIVYDDIKRIRGFDITIVTSTNKDSEALALLRALKMPFVKE, from the coding sequence ATGAATAACCTTGAAAAAACCTATAAAACTGAGTTAGTTAATCAACTCCAACAACAGTTGGGCTTTTCTTCCATTATGCAAGTCCCTAAGTTAACAAAAATCGTTGTTAACATGGGAGTTGGGGATGCAATTAGAGACAACAAGTTCCTTGAATCAGCACTAAATGAACTGCACCTGATTACTGGTCAAAAACCCGTTGCTACTAAAGCTAAGAATGCTATCTCAACTTACAAGTTACGTGCTGGCCAATTAATTGGTTGTAAAGTTACTCTAAGAAATAAAAAGATGTGATCCTTTCTGGAAAAATTAATCTATATTGCTCTGCCCAGAGTAAGGGACTTTCGCGGTTTATCACTGCGCTCTTTTGATGGGAAAGGTAACTATACGATTGGCATTAAAGAACAGATTATCTTCCCTGAAATTGTCTATGATGATATCAAAAGAATTAGGGGTTTTGACATCACTATTGTCACTTCCACCAACAAAGATAGTGAAGCACTTGCTTTACTGAGAGCACTAAAGATGCCGTTTGTAAAAGAATAG
- a CDS encoding type Z 30S ribosomal protein S14 — translation MAKKSLKVKQSRPNKFSVRDYTRCLRCGRARAVLSHFGVCRLCFRELAYAGAIPGVKKASW, via the coding sequence ATGGCTAAAAAATCATTAAAAGTAAAACAATCCCGTCCCAATAAGTTTAGTGTACGCGACTACACCAGGTGTTTAAGGTGTGGGCGTGCTAGAGCAGTGTTAAGCCACTTTGGTGTGTGTAGGTTGTGTTTCCGTGAACTTGCTTATGCAGGAGCAATCCCAGGAGTTAAAAAAGCATCATGATAA
- the rpsH gene encoding 30S ribosomal protein S8, which yields MIINKVPKAHFDPVSDLFTKINNARKAKLLTVTTIASKLKIAILEILIKEGYLANYQVLENKTKTKKLVSFTLKYTQRRICSINGVKQISKPGLRIYRSFEKLPLVLNGLGIAIISTSDGVMTDKVARLKKIGGEILAYVW from the coding sequence ATGATAATCAATAAAGTTCCCAAAGCCCATTTTGATCCAGTTTCTGATCTTTTCACTAAGATCAACAATGCTAGAAAAGCTAAGCTTTTAACTGTTACCACCATCGCTTCTAAGTTAAAGATAGCTATCTTAGAGATTTTGATTAAAGAGGGCTATTTAGCTAACTATCAGGTGTTGGAAAATAAAACTAAAACCAAAAAACTAGTTAGTTTCACATTAAAATACACCCAAAGAAGGATATGTTCTATTAATGGGGTGAAACAGATCTCAAAACCAGGATTAAGAATCTATCGTTCCTTTGAAAAACTTCCCCTTGTTTTAAATGGTCTTGGTATTGCAATTATCTCCACTAGTGATGGAGTGATGACTGATAAAGTAGCAAGGTTAAAGAAGATTGGTGGGGAGATTTTAGCTTACGTTTGGTAA
- the rplF gene encoding 50S ribosomal protein L6: protein MSKIGNRSIKIDPSKVSLMQTTTLLTIKGPLGENTIKLPKNLPLKFVVENDTIKVTNNNNLKQTKILHGTFNALVNNAVIGVTKGFEKKLILVGVGYRANVEGQFLNLQLGYSHPIKELIPNQLTVKVEKNTEITISGIKKELVGQFATEIRKWRKPEPYKGKGVLYFNEVIVRKQGKTAEGKK from the coding sequence ATGTCAAAAATAGGAAATAGATCAATCAAAATTGATCCTAGTAAAGTGAGTTTAATGCAAACAACAACACTGCTTACTATTAAAGGACCATTAGGGGAAAACACCATTAAACTACCCAAAAACTTACCCTTAAAGTTTGTTGTTGAAAATGACACTATTAAAGTAACTAATAACAACAACTTAAAACAAACTAAGATCTTACACGGTACTTTCAATGCGTTAGTTAACAACGCAGTTATTGGGGTTACCAAGGGTTTTGAAAAGAAACTCATCCTAGTTGGGGTTGGTTATCGTGCTAATGTGGAAGGGCAATTTCTCAACTTACAATTGGGCTATTCCCATCCTATTAAGGAGTTGATCCCAAACCAACTTACTGTTAAAGTAGAGAAGAACACTGAAATCACCATTAGTGGAATAAAAAAAGAGTTAGTAGGTCAGTTTGCCACTGAAATCAGAAAGTGAAGAAAACCTGAGCCTTATAAGGGTAAAGGGGTACTTTACTTTAACGAAGTAATTGTTAGAAAACAAGGTAAAACTGCAGAGGGCAAGAAATAA
- the rplR gene encoding 50S ribosomal protein L18 — MTRNDKRRIRHKRIVKKIRLTNLNNRVVLIVIKSLKNISVQAWDFSKNVVLTSSSSLQLKLKNGNKENAKLVGMDIATKLIKLNQKDVVFDTGGSKYHGRIAALAEGARAKGLNF; from the coding sequence ATGACAAGAAACGATAAAAGAAGGATTAGACACAAACGGATTGTCAAAAAGATTAGGTTAACTAACCTTAACAACAGGGTTGTACTAATTGTTATCAAGAGTTTAAAAAACATCTCGGTTCAAGCTTGGGACTTTAGTAAGAACGTTGTTTTAACATCAAGTTCCTCACTTCAACTAAAATTAAAAAATGGCAACAAGGAGAATGCTAAACTAGTGGGAATGGATATTGCAACCAAACTCATCAAACTAAACCAAAAGGATGTGGTTTTTGATACTGGGGGTAGTAAGTACCATGGTAGGATTGCTGCTTTAGCAGAAGGAGCGCGAGCTAAGGGTTTAAATTTTTAA
- the rpsE gene encoding 30S ribosomal protein S5 has protein sequence MNDQKTTNTGLLTSTLKTKPKHNLKPSSEAIKKAVSKKEGHYKNKRFQKHNFNNKSEFEERIVKLKRISKTTKGGRNMRFSVLVVVGNKKGKVGYGIAKALEVPLAIKKAIKKAHNSIHTVEIHKGSIYHEVIGRKGASKVLLKPAPLGTGIIAGGAIRAIVELAGFSDIYTKNLGRNTPINMIHATMDGILKQLSPKKVALLRNKPISDL, from the coding sequence ATGAATGATCAAAAAACTACTAACACTGGCTTGTTAACTTCCACTCTTAAAACCAAGCCCAAACACAACCTTAAACCTTCCAGTGAAGCCATTAAAAAAGCAGTGTCCAAAAAGGAAGGTCATTACAAAAACAAGCGCTTTCAAAAACATAACTTTAATAACAAAAGTGAGTTTGAAGAGAGGATTGTCAAACTCAAACGGATCTCCAAAACCACAAAAGGTGGGAGAAACATGCGCTTTAGTGTCCTTGTTGTTGTTGGTAACAAAAAGGGCAAGGTTGGTTATGGGATTGCTAAGGCATTGGAAGTACCACTTGCCATTAAAAAAGCGATTAAAAAAGCCCATAACTCCATTCATACAGTAGAGATCCATAAGGGTTCAATCTACCACGAAGTGATTGGTAGAAAAGGTGCATCTAAGGTGTTGTTAAAACCTGCACCTTTAGGAACTGGGATCATTGCTGGGGGAGCGATCCGTGCAATTGTAGAGTTAGCTGGTTTTAGTGATATCTATACCAAGAACTTGGGAAGAAACACCCCCATTAACATGATCCATGCCACTATGGATGGGATCTTAAAGCAACTCTCACCCAAAAAAGTGGCATTATTAAGAAATAAACCAATTAGTGATCTATAA
- the rplO gene encoding 50S ribosomal protein L15, with translation MELHQLKSVSKSRNHKSKVVGRGHGSGLGKTSSRGQKGQKARKSGLTRLGFEGGQTPLYRRLPKYGVANKGILKKRWVVLNLNKVAKLNLKTVTRATLIEKKVISKKNNLPLKLIGNTKLTTPIHFEVQKISKNALNAVQTSKGSVKIIT, from the coding sequence ATGGAACTACACCAATTAAAAAGTGTCTCTAAAAGCCGTAACCACAAGTCCAAAGTGGTAGGTAGGGGCCATGGCTCGGGATTAGGTAAAACATCATCACGTGGTCAAAAGGGACAAAAAGCAAGAAAATCAGGTTTAACTAGGTTAGGTTTTGAAGGGGGACAAACACCCCTTTACCGCCGGTTGCCTAAGTATGGGGTTGCTAACAAAGGGATCTTAAAAAAAAGGTGGGTTGTTTTAAATTTGAACAAAGTTGCTAAACTCAATCTCAAAACAGTTACTAGAGCAACTTTGATTGAAAAAAAGGTAATTAGTAAAAAAAATAACCTCCCTTTGAAGTTAATTGGGAACACAAAACTCACTACTCCCATCCACTTTGAAGTGCAAAAAATCTCCAAAAATGCTTTAAATGCAGTGCAAACTAGCAAAGGTAGTGTGAAAATTATCACCTAA
- the secY gene encoding preprotein translocase subunit SecY: protein MQTVSSPKQKLNFGQRLLTLLQNRDFMVSLVLTVVLLILFRVLAIIPLPGIRINESVLDRNSNDFFSLFNLLGGGGLNQLSLFAVGISPYISAQIIMQLLSTDLIPPLSKLVNSGEVGRRKIEMITRIITLPFALVQAFAVIQIATNAGTGSSPISLANSGSEFIAFYIIAMTAGTYMAVFLGDTISKKGVGNGITLLILSGILSQLPQGFIAAYNVLSGIVITLTPQLTAAISFFIYFLAFLVLLFATTFITQATRKIPIQQSGQGLVSEVKTLPYLPIKVNAAGVIPVIFASSIMSIPVTIAQFQPQTESRWFVEDYLSLSTPVGIFLYAVLVILFSFFYSYIQINPERLAKNFEKSGRFIPGIRPGNDTEKHIARVLIRINFIGAPFLTVIAIIPYIVSYFIRLPNSLSLGGTGIIIIVTAVVEFISALRSAATATNYQQLRRNLAIEVQQTAKQDSLEQLQKEAPGIGNLW from the coding sequence ATGCAAACTGTTTCTTCACCCAAACAAAAACTTAACTTTGGTCAAAGGTTACTAACTCTATTACAGAACCGTGACTTTATGGTGTCGCTGGTTTTAACAGTGGTACTTTTAATCTTGTTTAGGGTGTTAGCAATTATCCCCTTACCAGGGATTAGGATTAATGAGAGTGTCTTGGATAGAAATTCCAATGACTTTTTTTCACTTTTTAACTTACTTGGGGGTGGGGGATTAAACCAGCTATCGTTGTTTGCAGTTGGGATCAGTCCTTATATCTCAGCCCAAATCATCATGCAACTGCTTTCAACTGATCTAATTCCTCCACTTTCAAAGCTAGTTAACAGTGGGGAAGTGGGGCGAAGAAAGATTGAGATGATCACAAGAATTATCACCTTACCCTTTGCTTTAGTGCAAGCATTTGCTGTGATCCAAATTGCTACTAATGCAGGCACTGGTTCAAGTCCGATTAGTTTAGCTAATAGTGGCAGTGAGTTTATTGCTTTTTATATTATTGCTATGACTGCAGGGACTTATATGGCAGTGTTTTTGGGTGATACTATCTCCAAAAAAGGGGTTGGTAATGGGATTACTTTGTTAATTCTCTCAGGGATTTTATCCCAACTCCCCCAGGGCTTTATTGCTGCTTACAATGTTTTGAGTGGGATAGTAATTACTCTAACCCCACAGTTAACTGCAGCAATTAGCTTCTTTATCTATTTCTTAGCATTCTTAGTTTTACTGTTTGCCACTACCTTTATCACCCAAGCGACCAGAAAGATTCCCATCCAACAATCAGGACAAGGGTTGGTTAGTGAAGTCAAAACCTTACCTTATTTGCCTATTAAGGTGAATGCTGCTGGGGTGATCCCTGTCATCTTTGCATCCAGTATTATGTCTATCCCTGTGACCATTGCCCAGTTTCAACCCCAAACTGAGTCACGGTGGTTTGTGGAGGATTACCTATCACTTTCAACACCCGTAGGGATCTTTTTATATGCAGTTTTGGTTATCCTTTTTTCCTTTTTTTACAGTTACATCCAGATTAACCCAGAACGGTTAGCTAAGAACTTTGAAAAATCTGGCAGATTTATCCCAGGGATTCGACCGGGCAATGATACAGAGAAACACATTGCGCGGGTGTTAATAAGGATTAACTTTATAGGTGCTCCTTTTTTAACTGTTATTGCTATTATCCCTTACATTGTTTCTTATTTCATTAGGTTACCTAACTCCTTGAGTTTAGGGGGGACGGGGATTATTATTATTGTTACTGCTGTAGTTGAATTTATCAGTGCACTGCGTTCAGCTGCTACTGCTACTAACTACCAACAACTAAGGAGAAACTTAGCAATTGAAGTGCAACAAACAGCTAAACAAGATAGTCTAGAGCAGCTTCAAAAAGAAGCACCAGGGATTGGTAACCTATGGTAG